DNA from Hippoglossus hippoglossus isolate fHipHip1 chromosome 1, fHipHip1.pri, whole genome shotgun sequence:
ATAAAGACGGCTTTCACAGACACCACAGTTTATCTCAAGATGTATATCATCATACAAATAGAATAACAAAGGATGACAATGCAACACGGTTTGATTGAGATAAAAAGATTTAGATggtggagagcaggaggaaggtaACAACCAGCTCAAGTCAAATTTCTCTATTGTAGAACATGGAGATTAATTAATTGTCTCATTATTGATGATTGGCTTGAGCCCCCTGTGGTCCTCAGAGTATAAGTGGAATTcttaatggatggatggattattgATGGTATAATACTGGGGTTTCCAACCCTTTTGGCCTCTCTGACGTACTGTACCCCTATAACCCTGCGTGTAGACCCACCCTGTCATCAACACCTGTCACTTTCTAAATATCTGAATGCACTATATGCATCTTATTTAACACATGACATGTAAACAGATattgttaaatatgttttcctGCAAGGCATGGGAACCATAGATCTGTTGATGTATCTGTTTGGACAATTTTTCCGTGTTTGAAGTAAAGCTCACATCCATAAATGTGCCACCCCGAGAGAAAGAAGCTGGACATTCAAACTGAACCTACTGTTATTGacttatttattgatttacttACTTGCTCACATGCTGAGGAGTTCCCATGCTCCATCAACAGCAACATGAGATGATAAGGTGTTACAATTGATTCAGAGCGCTGGaggttgttgtttattttgacaaaatCATAACATCTATTTAAATTTTTTGCAAAGGAACCCCAAAGAGTGATCTTATTACTGGTGTTGGAGCTAAAACGTGGTTTCCTGACTGAAAAATTCCCCACAGTGCAATTTCATGCCTCAGGCAACGTTTCAAATCtcttaaaaataacaaaaaatataacaaaacaaatttttatttcctctgctgAAAATAATCccatatatattttaacttgtCCATTTTCTTCACAGTTTAAGTAATTATAGCCATAATTCTCAAGCTTAAACATGAGCTTTTGAAGAAGTCTACCTTAAAATGTGTGCGTATACTAAAATAAGATCCTTAGTCATTTTGTTCTGAGTCACAGCAGTGACAACATCAAGGTAATAAATAAACGACAGGAGCAAAGCAGTAATCTCTTTATTTGATCTTTTCCAATGTGCTCaaagcagagaagaaaacacttgTTCTTTTAGAAAAGGACAGAGGTCGGTGTCACATGAAAACCCTTCAGAGCGTTGTTCATTatacaaacaatacatttttatcatattGATACGTGTGTGGTCACGAGGTGCCACACAATAATACCGTAGTGTTCTCACTTATTTACACAAGGAAAAAAAGCATTAGCCCTTCTGGCTGTAAATGCTTGAAATGTAAAGATGAAAATATTGACTGTATAAGTCATTTTTAAGTCTTTATGGATATAATAccaatgtgcgtgtgtgtccctgtgtgtgcaAGCAGCAGACAACAAAACAGAGCAATAAGGTGTTTGGCTTTTTCTGTGGCTAAGTGCTTAAGGGAGAGAAAGGACATGTGACAGAAAAtaggatggaggagaagagaaagacacTTGACCAGGGCGAatcaggctcacacacacacacacacacacacacacacacacacacacacacacacacacacacacaatcactaaCTGGCAGTTGCGATAAGATGCGGTTAACTCTCTTGTCTCGCTTTATCACAACACAGTTCCTATGTAATTCACTttgtcctttctttctctttcacaaacacacacacacacacacacacacacacacacacacacacacacacacacacacacgcacacacgcccacgcccacgcacacacacagttaaacatCTGTCCCAGGGGTACTCCTGTATTCCATCTATTTTctcagaggggagaggagggtgcaAACACATGCCATGGAGAGGAAACTGCTGGAGACGCCACTCGACTGTACATCCCATCGTATCCGGACGCAGTccaagttcacaaaaacaaaacacaagtcCCGATGTAAAGTTTTCCTCACAGTTCCCACATTAGACACTTGATCctcacacaaaacactgaagcagAAATATAACTTTGAAGTTTTTGaggatgagttttttttttttttttttgagaacGTTTTTTGCTACTGAAACAGTAAGCAAGAAGCCCCTTCGTCCCATTGGTCCTCATGTTGAATCATAATAGAAAGGTAGAGAAAGACTGAGtaggagacggagagagaagagtGATCCCTCTATCTCACCTCACACAACGATTGTGAGGAGATTGTCAAGGCCTTCGCATTATAGTCAGTGAATGAGGTCACATTATAAATTAAGTGTCTCTGTAAACCACTCTCCTCCTGTGCAGTTCCTCGGGTGCAGCCCACTGTGGTGTGCATGCATCACAGTCAACTGTTGTGAGTCAGTGCATTGTAATTAAACGAGGGGAGAGATAGTCAGTGAGGAGAGTGAATGAGGCGCAGCCCACATCAGAGTCCGTTAGCAGCCTGAATGGCGTTTGATGAAAGCCTCCTCTGTGAAAATGATCACAGCACTTACCCTTGTACTTTAAACACCATTTCTGTACCTTCGACACTTTGATCCGTGAAGCATCCCTTCATTTCAATTGCAATCCCTGAAAGTAACGGTGTGGAAGCACCCCGGGCCAGCACTTAATCACACAGCTCAGAACAGTTCAAGTACGTCTGAAGGGAGTAGATGTCTATTAGAAATCCAGCCATGCAGGAAGCCCCGCCTCCCTCAGAAAGAGCGTTTCCATGTCTTACAGAGGATCTTCTGGAAGGCTCTGCGGAAGTCCTGGTTGAAGATGGTGTAGATGACCGGGTTTAGAGAGCTGTTACAGTACCCAATCCAGAAAAAGAACTTGAACAGGGTCTCCGGGATCTGGCATGGCTCCCGGCAGATGCCGTACAGGCTgtaggagaagaagaaggggaacCAGCACAAGACGAATACACCCATGACGACAGCAAGGACAAAGGTGAAGCGCTTTTCCCTGGCAGCAGAGATTTTCTTTCGGTTGATGGTGCTCCTGCGTTTGCGGCGAGACGAGAACAGCTCCATGGACTTGGAACTGGCACGCGACTTTCTGCTGGAGTATTTAGAGGCGGAGCTGCTCTTCCGGCTGGACTTCCTGTCTTTCCTGTCTTCCTGGTGATGTTTGGTGGAAGTAGAATTTTTTTTAGGCTTCTCATCCGATGAGCTGCTGTCGTCAAAGTCCTCGTCGTGGTCTGTTGACACGTGCTTCGGCTCGTTCGGTAGGGGGGACTGAGCTGCCTGCTCCTGGCAGTGCCCGTTCTCACGTTCCTGGTCCTTCATGCTCCCGTCCCTGTTGGACTTCATTGACCCGCCTGGCTCAGCCTTGTCCATCCCATTCTCCCGAGGGGAGTCCacattcctcttcttctctgacatTGTTCTGGTCCTGGTCTTTGCCACCTGGTAGATGCGGATATATACCAGGATCATGATAACGCAGGGGGCAAAGAATGATCCAAGGCTGGAGTAGAGGATATACCAGGTCTCGTCGTTCAGGATACACTGGGGACTGGCCTCGTTGCTGCTCCTGTCCATCGATATGAGCGGTGGGAAGGAGATGACAGCCGAGATCAACCACACCACCACAATCATCCCCTTAACTCGTTTAGGTGTCCTCTTTAAGTTGTACTCTAAAGCCTGTGTCACAGACCAGTACCTGTCCAGACTAATGGCGCACAGGTGAACAATGGAAGAGGTGCAGAATAAAACGTCCAGAGCCAGGTAAATGTCACACCAGATTTTACCAAAAAACCAGTAGCCCATGAGTTCATTTGCCAGAGAGAAGGGCATGACGAGGGTGGCCACCAGTATGTCAGCACTGGCCAGGGATACCAGGAAAAGGTTCTGGGGTGGTTTTAGTGCTCTGCTTGTTAACACAGCGATGACAACCAAGACGTTCCCGACTATTGTAAACAAAATGAGGAAGCTGACCAGTCCAGCCAGACCCCAGATGGCCAGCTGGCTGTACTCGCTCTGAGAAGTGGAATTAGAGGAGATGTTTTCTGCCTCCATCCCGTCCTCCAGGCTAGAGCTGTTAAAGAAATTCATTTTGACagttgtttcctcctcagaaGCCAAggtttgactttttaaaaaatcaaaacGTGCGGGGATAATGTGAAGAAATATCCCACGAGGACTACGGCGGATTTTTCACGACAAAAATCTTCATCAaatagtgtttttcttctttcctcaccTGCGTTATTCCACATCCTGCATGCAAGTGTTTCCTTTGGAAAAGGAGAATGAGACAccgagagagaaagcgagaaaGGGGGTTGGGGGGGCGCAAAATGCAAAGTCTTTTAAGTCCTTATTCCAGAAAACGTGCAGGACGCACAGCAGCTCAATTTCCGCGGTTGGAGTTCGGGGTCTCTCCTCATCTCGTCCTCTCCCACCCCGACTGCGCCCGCGTCTCTCCACCTCCGCCTCCCCGTTGTGTCCTGAGAGAGATTTGTAACAACCACGtgtctctctcattctctctctctctctctctctctctctctctctctctctctctctctctctctctctctctctctctctcaccccccccccccccccccctctttctctttctctctctttttatttcacattacaaaaaaatagcaggtggagaggaggtggaggctattagcggaggagcagagatggagCCGGTGAAATAAGCAAAGAAATCCGTTCCTCGGTGTAACTTTATTTGAGGATCAGCTGCAAACCGCTGCTGATGCTGAGGGGGTGCGCTTGATTCACGCGTGCCCGGTTTCTGTGCACCACAACAAGCTGGCTGCCAGTCAAACAGCTGATCAGCGCATCTTCGATTATCTGACTTCCGAAGGTCCGCTCCTGCAGACGGGGGCGCgcacatgttcattttaatagaCGCGGCGATGCTCGAGCTGCTCGATGGAGGTCACATTGCTGTCGATGCGCACTGCTCCGTCCTTCTGTGCGCACGCTGGAGGTCAGTGTTGTAACAGCCTGCCCGGGAGggaccagcacacacacacacacacacacacacacacacgcacacgcacacgcacacgcacacgcacgcacacacacaaacgagcATCTTGGGCTATAAGCCACATCATATCATGCACAACCATCAGGTGAATAGATTTTCCTGTTCCCATGGaaagatagtgtgtgtgtgtgtgtgaccttgtgtTGAAAACTTAATTCCCCCTGCCTTTATtagtttgtgtgcttgtgttgtgGTAATTGTGTTGATAAGAAGATTATAGGATTACAAGGTGCAGTTGACATGTGATGGATCTGAGAGGCACTACGGCTTTTGTGGAATATCAAAGGTGCTAAATCATCTGCATGGAAAACAGTGTGCAGTGCTTGTGGGATTCATGATCAATGAGTGTAAAGTAGAGGTTCATCCCCTGGATGTTTTTGTATGTAAAGAGATGaatcactcattatctacaTACACATCCTATTGCACTTATTAAGAACATGAAAATATTCCGAGCTTAATCTTGAAGACAGAATAAATCATTAGTCTTTTTTCCAAGTGTGGCCCAATTTTCTAATTAAGACAGTGTACAGTCATCCTGTAAGTTTCTTGGGATAAAACCCACATGTCTGGATGGAAGAAGAAATACACCTGCTTTTAAACTCTATGAAAGACGACCGATTTTCCTCCACTGGGAAATAAAGTTAGAAAGGGCCGTATAAGACATGTGTCATGGGGGTGTTTTAAGTTAATCACAGCAGCCAACCCCAGAGGAGGAGTTCACCCTGCACAGGTTGCCAGATATGCATGGCTGCATGCAGGGACTGTTATTGGAATATTTGTCAGTCAAGTGCACAGCctaataatattttcattttcagaataaattCTGTTAGTGAATGATTTTTGGTTTATCTTATCTGGAGATATTTTTGAGCAccctctacctgtctctctctccatcacagtCTGCTCTTGGCTtgcctttctctccctctgtctttctctaaCTTCCAGGCGTTTTGGGGCGATGGTGCAGCAGCACACTGCCAAGGTTGTTCAAATTAAATCCAAGTTCATGCCAGAGAAGTCAatttaagagaaaaaaagccTTTGTGAAAAGTTTTGACTTTTTGCTCCCTGCTCGCATTAACCCTGTCTGATCTGGATGGTGCTGCCACCTGACGAGAGCCTGTCTCTGCTTTGGATGGTATTAAGTTCCTGGACCAGTGTGTTTATTGACTGTGTCTCCCTGCTAAGTACCTACCATTAATCACAGAGTGCTCACCCATACTGAATTAAAGAGCAGCCGCAGCCGCGAGAAATGCTCAAGTCCAAATTGATCCTCATCAAGGCTTTGAGGTGAAATGAGGAGGGCTCAGGGGGGGGCGGCGGTCAATCTGCCTGCATCGGGGACACAATAAGAAAGTGGACCGTCTCCAAAGCCCAAAACACCCTGCTGCCTCATGCTGATGTATAAATTGAACTAAGATGAGAGTGATGCTGTAGGTCAGCTTGGATGCACTCACTCTAAGTTGATTTTGAACAGACAGACAAGCCTGATTATGGTCATTAACTTGTGTCCTGGGGCCACAGCTCTGTCCATATAACTGGGGCACCAGTGAGCGATCTCCGCCATTACCCAGCTCTTTTCTTGTGTTCAACATCATTGTCTGCTTTGAGGGAGCAAGAATCTCCTTAGCACTATCCAGCAGCCAACTTTAGGGTCCCAAGGAAACTGTGTTGATTTTGTGCCTTTTCACCCTTTCCAAACTGGTGGCATTGTAAATGATCTACCTTTTTCGCTAAAGTTCTACAAAGTGCTTGGTTTGCAGCCCTCTGCACTTTTATAGAAAGGCCACACTGCAGCATTAGGGGACCTGAGAAGGAAGGAGATGGCCAGAGCTTCCTATTAAATGGGAAGAGAGAAGCAATAAGATCCTAATAACATCCTGTTAGGAGAGGcctcaaaaatgtaataacaccTGATGTGTTCTCACAATGCAACACAAGCAGCCTTTTGTGGCCCATTGAAATCCAATACAGTGAACACCCCTGGTATTGctcttcctcagctcctcacTATAGATACTGTATAATGCCACAGATGTCAACCCC
Protein-coding regions in this window:
- the adra2c gene encoding alpha-2C adrenergic receptor — translated: MNFFNSSSLEDGMEAENISSNSTSQSEYSQLAIWGLAGLVSFLILFTIVGNVLVVIAVLTSRALKPPQNLFLVSLASADILVATLVMPFSLANELMGYWFFGKIWCDIYLALDVLFCTSSIVHLCAISLDRYWSVTQALEYNLKRTPKRVKGMIVVVWLISAVISFPPLISMDRSSNEASPQCILNDETWYILYSSLGSFFAPCVIMILVYIRIYQVAKTRTRTMSEKKRNVDSPRENGMDKAEPGGSMKSNRDGSMKDQERENGHCQEQAAQSPLPNEPKHVSTDHDEDFDDSSSSDEKPKKNSTSTKHHQEDRKDRKSSRKSSSASKYSSRKSRASSKSMELFSSRRKRRSTINRKKISAAREKRFTFVLAVVMGVFVLCWFPFFFSYSLYGICREPCQIPETLFKFFFWIGYCNSSLNPVIYTIFNQDFRRAFQKILCKTWKRSF